From the genome of Nitrospira sp., one region includes:
- the rpmF gene encoding 50S ribosomal protein L32 yields MPNPKHKHSRSRRDMRRTAKMRLVPPGFSLCPQCHELKLPHHTCMNCGTYKGKAVIVVEES; encoded by the coding sequence ATGCCAAATCCAAAACATAAACATTCACGATCGCGGCGGGATATGCGGAGAACGGCCAAGATGCGGCTCGTTCCTCCGGGATTTTCGCTCTGCCCGCAGTGCCACGAGTTGAAGCTGCCTCACCATACGTGCATGAACTGCGGGACGTACAAGGGCAAGGCCGTCATCGTCGTCGAAGAATCCTAA